A single Thermaerobacter sp. FW80 DNA region contains:
- a CDS encoding M3 family oligoendopeptidase codes for MDVVVAVGSRYNPTWDLDVFFPGGSRSPEFATFLTALAADLERLQEELRRFDPASPAERWATVVDALQDAGARLGQAGAFTVCLASQDTTDEQARLLITRVGELRAAYANLWTELDRHLLAVTDETWRTLLAHPRLEPLAFPLDERRRRARERMTPELESLASTLAVDGYHAWGDLYELVAGRIRVPVEEGGRTVELSVGQAANRLEDPDRAVRAAVFDRWEEAWAAEAEVIAAALNHLAGFRWQWYRRRGWDDVLKEPLDENRIQRTTLEAMWDAVARRRGALLEYFRWKAARLGVERLAWFDVDVPVFHARARVTYDEAADFVIEQFGRFSEDLAALARRAFTERWIEAEDRPNKRAGGFCTGFPLSRQSRIFMTFGGTASNVGTLAHELGHAYHQWLMDQLPVLLRDYPMCLAETASTFAERVVTDAAIQHAPDDPTRLAFLEQQVLDCVSFCMNIHARFLFETAFYQARRQGPLSVADLNRLMEDAQRRAYHDSLGRYHPYFWASKLHFYATDAPFYNFPYTFGFLFSSGLYGRAQEEGRSFARRYAALLQDTGRMPVEELARKHLGADLTKPAFWEEALDMALAPLDRFLRLARQGEEGR; via the coding sequence GTGGATGTCGTCGTGGCCGTCGGTTCCCGCTACAACCCCACCTGGGATCTGGACGTGTTCTTCCCCGGAGGAAGCCGATCCCCCGAGTTCGCGACCTTCCTCACCGCGCTGGCCGCGGACCTGGAGCGCCTCCAGGAGGAGCTCCGTCGTTTCGACCCCGCCAGCCCGGCGGAGCGCTGGGCGACGGTGGTCGACGCCCTGCAGGACGCCGGCGCCCGCCTGGGCCAGGCCGGCGCCTTCACCGTCTGCCTCGCGTCGCAAGACACCACCGACGAGCAGGCTCGCCTCCTGATCACCCGGGTCGGCGAGCTGCGTGCAGCCTACGCGAACCTCTGGACCGAGCTGGACCGCCACCTGCTGGCCGTGACCGACGAGACCTGGCGCACGCTGCTGGCCCATCCCCGGCTGGAACCGCTCGCCTTCCCCCTGGACGAACGCCGCCGCCGCGCCAGGGAGCGGATGACCCCGGAGCTGGAGTCCCTGGCGAGCACGCTGGCCGTGGACGGTTACCACGCCTGGGGCGACCTCTACGAGCTCGTGGCCGGTCGCATCCGCGTCCCGGTCGAAGAGGGCGGTCGGACAGTGGAGCTCTCCGTCGGGCAGGCGGCGAACCGGCTGGAGGACCCCGATCGCGCGGTGCGCGCGGCCGTGTTCGACCGCTGGGAGGAGGCGTGGGCCGCCGAGGCGGAGGTCATCGCCGCCGCGCTGAACCACCTGGCGGGGTTCCGCTGGCAGTGGTACCGCCGCCGCGGTTGGGACGACGTGCTCAAGGAGCCGCTGGACGAGAACCGCATCCAGCGCACCACGCTGGAGGCCATGTGGGACGCGGTGGCGCGGCGGCGAGGCGCCCTGCTGGAGTACTTCCGGTGGAAGGCGGCGCGGCTTGGCGTGGAGCGGCTGGCGTGGTTCGACGTCGACGTGCCGGTCTTCCACGCGCGGGCCAGGGTGACCTATGACGAGGCGGCGGACTTCGTCATCGAACAATTCGGCCGCTTCAGCGAGGACCTGGCGGCCCTGGCCCGGCGCGCCTTCACCGAGCGCTGGATCGAGGCCGAGGACCGGCCCAACAAGCGGGCGGGTGGCTTCTGCACCGGCTTCCCCCTGAGCCGGCAGTCGCGGATCTTCATGACCTTCGGCGGAACCGCTTCCAACGTTGGCACCCTGGCCCACGAGCTCGGCCACGCGTACCACCAGTGGCTCATGGACCAGCTGCCCGTGCTTCTGCGCGACTACCCCATGTGCCTCGCCGAGACGGCGTCCACCTTCGCCGAACGGGTGGTGACCGATGCGGCCATCCAGCACGCGCCCGACGATCCCACGCGCCTGGCGTTCCTCGAGCAGCAGGTGCTGGACTGCGTCTCCTTCTGCATGAACATCCACGCGCGGTTCCTCTTCGAGACCGCCTTCTACCAGGCGCGTCGCCAGGGCCCGCTGAGCGTCGCCGACCTCAACCGGCTGATGGAGGACGCCCAGCGCCGCGCGTATCACGACAGCCTGGGGCGCTACCACCCCTATTTCTGGGCCTCCAAGCTGCACTTCTACGCCACGGACGCGCCGTTCTACAACTTCCCTTACACCTTCGGGTTCCTGTTCAGTTCGGGCCTCTACGGCCGCGCCCAGGAGGAGGGGCGCTCCTTCGCCCGGCGCTACGCGGCGCTGCTCCAGGACACGGGCCGCATGCCCGTGGAAGAACTGGCCCGGAAGCACCTGGGCGCCGACCTGACCAAGCCCGCCTTCTGGGAAGAGGCGCTGGACATGGCACTGGCCCCGCTGGATCGGTTCCTCCGTCTCGCACGCCAGGGGGAGGAAGGGCGCTGA
- a CDS encoding ISLre2 family transposase, whose amino-acid sequence MLSIHAVRELFLQTLRELAELVTEDRSFGELEEAVQRLSGRLTLRLLEWVLAGIDERLMQERDPSRYECLDTRERVLDTPLGELQVKRRYYRDRATGQGVFLLDEALGLESRRRLSPRLEALCRRLATEMPYHRAAAVLRELTAGQAPARAMTVWRASQRAGRRLKEAAERLRRSVFVEGQVPEGRRRSAQLHAEADEVYLRGRGQPVVLKLGVAYEGKQAVGSNRQALRERRVVAGVMPGTAFWEQASAYWGTHWDLSAVQACYLGGDGAHWVKQGLQYFPRACYRLDPFHLRRALREALSPSEETYAQVCRAIEAGDWAGVESALRQALRGRRGPARERLLRLRGYLREHWDGIVASGEAPRLGAIEAEVFHVLARRMKRHGARWSERGADHLARLLSERVDPHWRAVLGGRPLQISPGVRQATRQAVQRVMRQLEEDPARWLRARIPALTGPHATKPWVQVLRDLAHVHAPVA is encoded by the coding sequence ATGCTCAGCATACACGCTGTGCGCGAACTTTTCCTCCAGACATTGCGGGAACTGGCGGAGCTGGTGACGGAGGACCGATCGTTTGGCGAACTGGAGGAAGCCGTTCAGCGGCTCAGCGGCCGGCTGACACTGCGGCTGCTGGAGTGGGTGTTGGCCGGGATCGATGAGCGACTGATGCAGGAGCGGGACCCGAGCCGATATGAGTGCCTGGACACGCGGGAGCGGGTCCTGGACACGCCGCTGGGCGAGTTGCAGGTGAAGCGACGTTACTACCGGGACCGGGCGACGGGCCAGGGTGTGTTCTTGCTGGATGAAGCACTGGGCTTGGAATCGCGGCGGCGACTGTCGCCGCGGCTGGAAGCGCTGTGCCGGCGGCTCGCGACGGAGATGCCGTATCACCGAGCGGCGGCGGTCCTGCGGGAGTTGACGGCGGGGCAGGCACCGGCGCGGGCGATGACGGTGTGGCGGGCGTCCCAACGGGCGGGGCGCCGGTTGAAGGAGGCGGCGGAGCGGCTGCGGCGGTCGGTGTTCGTGGAGGGCCAGGTGCCGGAAGGCCGGCGCCGGAGTGCGCAGCTGCATGCCGAAGCGGACGAGGTTTATCTGCGGGGTCGAGGGCAACCGGTGGTGTTGAAGCTGGGGGTCGCGTACGAAGGCAAGCAAGCCGTGGGTTCGAACCGGCAAGCGCTGCGGGAGCGGCGGGTCGTGGCGGGGGTGATGCCGGGTACGGCCTTTTGGGAGCAGGCGAGCGCCTATTGGGGGACGCACTGGGATCTGAGCGCGGTCCAGGCTTGTTACCTCGGAGGCGATGGGGCGCATTGGGTCAAGCAGGGGTTGCAGTACTTCCCCCGCGCGTGTTACCGGCTGGATCCGTTCCACCTGCGGCGAGCCCTGCGGGAGGCGTTATCGCCTTCCGAGGAGACGTACGCCCAGGTGTGCCGGGCCATCGAAGCGGGGGATTGGGCGGGCGTGGAGTCGGCGCTTCGCCAGGCGCTACGGGGGCGGCGTGGTCCGGCGCGGGAGCGCTTGTTGCGGCTGCGCGGCTACTTGCGGGAGCACTGGGACGGGATTGTGGCTTCTGGGGAAGCGCCGCGGCTGGGGGCGATCGAAGCAGAAGTCTTTCACGTCCTTGCACGACGGATGAAACGGCATGGGGCGCGTTGGAGTGAACGCGGCGCCGACCACTTGGCGCGGCTCTTGAGCGAACGCGTGGACCCCCACTGGCGCGCGGTCCTCGGCGGCCGGCCCCTGCAGATTTCGCCCGGCGTGCGGCAGGCGACACGCCAGGCCGTTCAGCGCGTGATGCGCCAGCTCGAGGAGGACCCAGCCCGTTGGCTGCGTGCCCGCATCCCAGCGCTCACCGGGCCGCATGCGACCAAACCCTGGGTTCAGGTGCTGCGCGACCTGGCCCATGTCCACGCACCGGTGGCTTGA
- a CDS encoding S1C family serine protease encodes MTQPWMDPLSQWITRAVEAVSPSVVQIARQHRRGGRRLLDAVGSGLIWRSEPDRSLILTNAHVVGRATEVTVLLPSGRRLVGKVAGRDLLYDVAVVEVAAGSLPTVRTGDSRQLRPGQAVIAVGNPFGLGTTVTMGIVSAVDRSLPTPNGTPLDGLIQTDAPINPGNSGGPLALLDGRVVGLTTAKLEGDGLGFAVPIHLVEAIADQILQEGAVRHLWLGIQGYAEVIDDNWVRTFDLPADRGIVITRVVPASPADKAGLQVFDMIVAVQGEHVDTIGDVRKRLVGRRPGDQVEVTVLRGAELFRVPVRLEEMPARRPTRDN; translated from the coding sequence GTGACCCAGCCCTGGATGGACCCGCTGTCGCAGTGGATCACCCGCGCGGTGGAGGCCGTCAGCCCGTCGGTGGTCCAGATCGCCCGCCAGCACCGGCGCGGGGGCCGTCGACTCCTCGATGCCGTGGGTTCCGGCCTGATCTGGCGCTCCGAGCCCGACCGCAGCCTGATCCTGACCAACGCCCATGTGGTCGGTCGCGCCACCGAGGTGACGGTCCTGCTGCCCTCGGGGCGACGCCTGGTGGGCAAGGTGGCGGGGCGCGACCTGCTGTACGACGTGGCGGTGGTGGAGGTCGCCGCCGGGTCGCTGCCGACGGTGCGCACCGGTGATTCGCGCCAGCTCAGGCCGGGCCAGGCGGTGATCGCCGTGGGCAATCCCTTCGGCCTGGGCACCACCGTGACCATGGGGATCGTCTCCGCGGTCGACCGGTCGTTGCCCACCCCCAACGGCACGCCCCTGGACGGCCTGATCCAGACCGACGCGCCCATCAACCCGGGCAACTCGGGCGGTCCGCTGGCGCTGCTGGACGGGCGCGTGGTCGGCCTGACCACCGCCAAGCTGGAGGGCGATGGCCTGGGCTTCGCCGTGCCCATCCACCTGGTGGAGGCCATCGCCGACCAGATCCTCCAGGAAGGGGCGGTTCGGCACCTTTGGCTGGGCATCCAGGGGTACGCCGAGGTCATCGACGACAACTGGGTGCGCACCTTCGACCTGCCCGCGGACCGGGGCATCGTCATCACCCGCGTCGTGCCTGCGAGCCCCGCGGACAAGGCCGGGCTCCAGGTGTTCGACATGATCGTGGCCGTGCAGGGCGAGCACGTGGACACCATCGGGGACGTGCGCAAGCGGCTGGTGGGGCGTCGCCCGGGGGACCAGGTGGAGGTCACCGTGCTGCGGGGCGCCGAGCTGTTCCGCGTGCCCGTCCGACTGGAGGAGATGCCGGCGCGCCGCCCGACCCGGGACAACTGA
- a CDS encoding YwhD family protein, translating to MAPPMDPRTDRPDEPGLAVQAGGREGSGRVPAGAAPAAGGPMRLPLVGSRTGSHSHMGGLAAILVDGDRAEVAPAALHAKSRVEQGVRWVDDPAQVPAGRQYWVVWIAQGGAGGRGIRGAVASPMWIDRQAMVGYKHLAGHVNDMSRAMKGVVDLSGLTAAQRRAVGEAIRARAPQVWAATDPAIRAQLGGEAADGAADPGDGA from the coding sequence TTGGCGCCGCCGATGGATCCCAGGACCGACCGTCCGGACGAACCCGGCCTGGCGGTGCAGGCCGGCGGGCGGGAAGGAAGCGGCCGGGTGCCCGCCGGGGCCGCCCCGGCGGCCGGTGGGCCCATGCGCCTGCCGCTGGTGGGCAGCCGCACGGGATCCCACAGTCACATGGGGGGGCTTGCGGCCATCCTGGTGGACGGCGACCGCGCGGAGGTCGCGCCGGCTGCGCTGCACGCCAAGTCCCGCGTGGAACAGGGCGTGCGCTGGGTGGACGACCCGGCCCAGGTGCCGGCGGGGCGCCAGTACTGGGTGGTTTGGATCGCCCAGGGCGGCGCGGGCGGCAGGGGCATCCGCGGCGCGGTGGCGAGCCCGATGTGGATCGACCGCCAGGCCATGGTCGGGTACAAGCACCTGGCGGGTCACGTCAACGACATGTCCCGGGCGATGAAGGGCGTGGTCGACCTCAGCGGGCTGACCGCCGCCCAGCGCCGGGCCGTGGGGGAGGCCATCCGGGCCCGGGCGCCCCAGGTGTGGGCGGCCACCGATCCCGCCATCCGCGCCCAGCTCGGGGGCGAGGCCGCGGACGGGGCGGCCGACCCGGGCGACGGCGCGTAG
- the ytxC gene encoding putative sporulation protein YtxC, whose product MMDPLVIGIAQRPDPLRERLERELVDYAPLAAALGLSPPQVVEHRREGWCFLAVHGPVPPQRQREPRERDPVPGPAGGRIPSAAAPSLSTGRHPAWWSVLAGLAGEMGSFRAEGGLAPPQSPGAPRQAQAGRPAPTGPAAPARTGLTAAAAPADGSDASPATAPADGRGDAAPPTAPADGRGGPRPPRAARDPGRSQGVGDDAAAPAASPGGASRGTRGRARSPGAAAAADIATGDAMAPLQRDWEARVVRAVVAYVHEDHRWLLVQRFLKRRYAHLAPDERLEVVDAVRRRMAAAAARDARLRHLLTRRVAEYVQGARLLLIDGFLRFRCREYVEALELAADRAVDEYLLDREYREFVQLLRQFVDLQVPRLSVVHVLVEPSGSFILTDEAGRPLAAPTGEGPVPNAGPGVAADAGDALLSALVMVGARRFVVHVRRRARGLSRETRELLDQVFGDRVELCPGCARCRSRARRPAAPAPGSR is encoded by the coding sequence ATGATGGATCCCCTGGTCATCGGGATCGCGCAACGGCCCGATCCCTTGCGCGAGCGTCTCGAACGGGAGCTGGTGGACTACGCGCCGCTGGCAGCTGCCCTGGGGCTGTCCCCTCCCCAGGTGGTCGAACACCGCCGAGAGGGCTGGTGCTTCCTGGCCGTCCACGGACCGGTTCCGCCGCAGCGCCAACGGGAGCCGCGGGAGCGGGACCCGGTGCCGGGTCCGGCGGGGGGCCGCATCCCGTCGGCGGCTGCCCCGAGCCTCTCGACGGGGCGCCATCCCGCCTGGTGGAGCGTGCTGGCCGGTCTGGCGGGGGAGATGGGATCGTTCCGCGCGGAGGGCGGCCTCGCGCCCCCGCAATCCCCGGGAGCGCCCCGCCAGGCGCAGGCGGGGCGGCCGGCCCCGACCGGGCCCGCTGCCCCGGCACGTACCGGCCTGACTGCGGCGGCGGCCCCTGCCGATGGGAGCGACGCGAGCCCGGCGACGGCCCCCGCTGACGGGCGCGGCGACGCGGCGCCGCCGACGGCCCCCGCTGACGGGCGCGGCGGCCCGCGCCCTCCCCGGGCTGCCCGCGACCCAGGGCGAAGCCAGGGCGTCGGGGACGACGCGGCGGCCCCGGCGGCCAGCCCGGGCGGGGCGTCCCGGGGCACCCGCGGCCGCGCCCGCTCCCCGGGCGCGGCCGCGGCGGCGGACATCGCCACCGGCGACGCGATGGCGCCGCTGCAGCGGGACTGGGAGGCCCGGGTGGTGCGCGCCGTGGTGGCTTACGTGCACGAGGACCACCGCTGGCTGCTGGTCCAGCGGTTCCTCAAGCGGCGATACGCCCACCTGGCGCCCGACGAGCGCCTCGAGGTGGTGGACGCGGTGCGCCGGCGGATGGCGGCGGCCGCGGCCCGGGACGCCCGGCTCCGCCACCTCTTGACCCGCCGGGTGGCCGAGTACGTCCAGGGGGCCCGCCTGTTGCTGATCGACGGGTTCCTCCGCTTCCGCTGCCGCGAGTACGTCGAGGCCCTGGAGTTGGCGGCGGACCGGGCGGTGGACGAGTACCTGCTGGACCGGGAGTACCGCGAGTTCGTCCAGCTGCTGCGCCAGTTCGTCGATCTGCAGGTGCCGCGGCTGTCGGTGGTCCACGTGCTGGTCGAGCCCTCGGGCAGCTTCATCCTGACCGACGAGGCCGGCCGGCCCTTGGCCGCACCGACCGGCGAGGGGCCGGTGCCGAACGCCGGGCCCGGGGTCGCCGCGGACGCCGGGGACGCCCTCCTGAGCGCCCTGGTCATGGTGGGGGCGCGGCGCTTCGTCGTCCACGTGCGGCGCCGCGCCAGGGGCCTCTCCCGCGAGACCAGGGAGCTCCTGGATCAGGTCTTCGGCGACCGGGTGGAGCTGTGTCCGGGCTGTGCCCGTTGCCGGTCCCGGGCGCGGCGTCCCGCGGCGCCGGCCCCGGGATCGCGCTGA
- a CDS encoding DUF445 domain-containing protein codes for MDTAWLTLPVTGGLIGWVTNRLALWALFRPVHPWRVPVVGWTVQGLLPRRQADLARALAEAVERDLLTAADVRDHLRRLPLDRAAADAVAQMAREAVLARMPAWLPRSWSTQLADRVAQAAGLEVRRRFPELAEGLLAAAGEGLRLGSVVERKLLELDPAGVEALVVRLAGRELRFVEWSGAVLGFLVGLLQALLVSL; via the coding sequence TTGGACACCGCGTGGTTGACCCTGCCCGTCACCGGCGGCCTGATCGGCTGGGTGACCAACCGGCTGGCCCTCTGGGCCCTCTTCCGTCCCGTCCATCCCTGGCGGGTCCCGGTCGTCGGCTGGACGGTCCAGGGCCTCCTGCCGCGTCGCCAGGCGGATCTGGCGCGGGCCCTGGCCGAGGCGGTGGAGCGCGATCTGCTGACCGCCGCGGACGTGCGCGATCATCTGCGGCGCCTGCCGTTGGACCGCGCCGCGGCCGACGCCGTCGCGCAGATGGCGCGCGAGGCCGTGCTGGCCCGGATGCCGGCCTGGTTGCCCCGCAGCTGGTCGACCCAGCTGGCCGACCGCGTCGCCCAGGCCGCGGGGCTCGAGGTCCGGCGCCGGTTCCCCGAGCTTGCGGAGGGCTTGCTGGCCGCGGCCGGCGAGGGGCTGCGCCTGGGCTCCGTGGTGGAGCGCAAGCTCTTGGAGCTGGATCCGGCGGGCGTCGAGGCGCTGGTCGTGCGCTTGGCCGGGCGGGAGCTGCGGTTCGTGGAGTGGTCGGGGGCGGTGCTGGGATTCCTGGTCGGCCTCCTGCAGGCGTTGCTCGTCTCCCTATGA